Proteins encoded within one genomic window of Pigmentiphaga sp. H8:
- the dctP gene encoding TRAP transporter substrate-binding protein DctP, with protein sequence MPNSVKQELMRCAAARAWLSSEAGQTPAEPSTHAAPPVVMRVSAHPSADAYVVREVFDPSFSALRRMSRGRLVAEGHWGESAHPAAEGFEALADGRTDLAPCYTNWRADDYPMAQLLALPGLFPNSEIGTEVAERLYAKYLRTEFERPGLLMGRLKATGAYHLFSHKPVRRLADLRGMSIAVNAGLDSRIATALDATPVALSSVELLPAFLAGRVDAVSLADGSADVFGVGAKAPYRIEMGVSMMNMEFGLSAAFLQRLEPGLQAILNDWLRAEAQAETQILYGLGGALARERFAAAGCAFLELPTHERMALDERMADLADRTTRELDRRSLPASRFVAEARELARGLAGKDANQLMRDAIERPLRLLSPAD encoded by the coding sequence ATGCCCAACTCCGTCAAGCAGGAGCTCATGCGATGCGCGGCCGCCCGCGCATGGCTGTCGAGCGAGGCCGGCCAGACACCGGCCGAGCCGTCCACGCATGCCGCTCCCCCTGTCGTCATGCGCGTCAGCGCGCACCCCTCGGCCGACGCGTACGTGGTCCGGGAAGTATTCGACCCGTCGTTCTCGGCGCTGCGCCGCATGTCCCGCGGCCGGCTCGTGGCCGAAGGCCATTGGGGGGAAAGCGCGCATCCCGCCGCTGAAGGCTTCGAGGCCTTGGCCGACGGCCGGACCGACCTTGCGCCGTGCTACACGAACTGGCGGGCCGACGACTACCCGATGGCCCAGTTGCTGGCGCTGCCCGGACTCTTTCCCAACAGCGAGATCGGCACCGAGGTCGCGGAGCGGCTGTATGCGAAATACCTGCGGACCGAGTTCGAAAGGCCGGGCCTGCTGATGGGACGCCTGAAGGCCACCGGTGCTTACCACCTGTTCTCGCACAAGCCGGTCCGGCGCCTCGCGGACCTGCGCGGCATGTCGATCGCCGTCAACGCCGGCCTGGACAGCCGGATCGCCACGGCGCTCGATGCCACGCCCGTTGCGCTGAGTTCGGTGGAGCTGCTGCCGGCCTTTCTCGCGGGCCGCGTCGATGCGGTCTCGCTTGCCGACGGATCGGCGGATGTCTTCGGCGTGGGCGCAAAGGCCCCCTATCGGATCGAGATGGGCGTTTCCATGATGAACATGGAGTTCGGGCTGAGCGCCGCGTTCCTGCAACGGCTGGAACCCGGCCTCCAGGCCATCCTGAACGACTGGCTGCGCGCCGAGGCCCAGGCCGAGACCCAGATCCTGTATGGCCTTGGCGGCGCCCTGGCGCGGGAACGATTCGCGGCGGCGGGATGCGCGTTCCTGGAGCTGCCCACGCACGAGCGGATGGCGCTCGACGAAAGAATGGCCGACCTGGCGGACCGGACGACCCGCGAACTCGATCGACGTTCCCTGCCCGCCTCCCGTTTCGTGGCCGAGGCGCGCGAACTGGCCCGTGGCCTGGCGGGCAAGGACGCCAATCAGTTGATGCGCGATGCCATCGAACGGCCGCTGCGGCTGCTGTCCCCCGCCGACTGA
- a CDS encoding DUF1330 domain-containing protein, with the protein MSAYWLARSRVIDPVRYMKYAEQVPAIIEKYGARVLSRGAPFVQVEGDGHFTRFVLLEFPSLQQALDCYHSPEYQRARQHRLDGAGEAEITLLEAGEFTSAMTLERASNA; encoded by the coding sequence ATGAGTGCTTACTGGCTGGCGCGCAGCCGGGTCATCGATCCGGTCCGCTACATGAAATATGCGGAGCAGGTTCCCGCCATCATCGAGAAATATGGAGCGCGGGTGCTGTCCCGGGGCGCGCCCTTCGTGCAGGTCGAGGGCGACGGCCATTTCACGCGCTTCGTCTTGCTGGAGTTTCCCTCGCTGCAGCAGGCGCTCGATTGCTACCACTCGCCGGAATACCAGCGTGCCAGACAGCATCGGCTGGATGGGGCCGGCGAAGCGGAAATCACGCTGCTGGAAGCGGGCGAATTCACGTCCGCCATGACCCTGGAACGCGCCTCGAACGCGTGA
- a CDS encoding VOC family protein: MPLQYIEHYLVQTEDFEGTVHWYQHVLGMAPGPTPDFGFPVQWMYLGDRDVLHITHGGRKTTDNRKRYLGQQSEQTSGSGVIDHIGFRCSGLHDMMAGLRARQVDFRQRRVNAQGLYQLFLFDPNGVKVELNFPADEAVGLEPEIDASTFTYQHAND, translated from the coding sequence ATGCCCCTGCAATACATCGAACACTATCTCGTGCAGACCGAGGACTTCGAGGGAACCGTCCACTGGTACCAGCACGTGCTGGGCATGGCGCCGGGGCCGACGCCCGATTTCGGCTTCCCCGTCCAGTGGATGTACCTGGGTGACCGCGACGTCCTGCACATTACCCACGGCGGCAGGAAGACCACCGACAACCGCAAGCGCTACCTCGGCCAGCAGTCCGAGCAGACCAGCGGCTCGGGAGTCATCGACCACATCGGCTTTCGCTGCAGCGGCCTGCACGACATGATGGCCGGCCTGCGGGCCAGGCAGGTCGATTTCCGCCAGCGCCGCGTCAACGCCCAGGGGCTCTACCAGCTCTTCCTGTTCGACCCGAACGGGGTGAAGGTGGAACTCAACTTCCCCGCCGACGAGGCCGTCGGGCTGGAGCCGGAAATCGACGCCAGCACGTTCACCTACCAGCACGCGAACGACTGA